The genomic window CAACCCCAGCCTGATCAAGGAGCTGATATTTACCGGCCGCAGGCTGGACGCTCAGCGCGCGCTATCCCTGGGACTGGTCAACGAAGTGGCCGAGCAGGGCACGACACTGGCGCGGGCGCGGGCGCTTGCCGCCGAGATCTGCGTCCGGGCGCCGGTGTCGGTGCAACTGGGCAAGCAGATGGTCGATGCCGGTGCCGGTGACAATGCCGCCATGATCATCGAGGCGATGGCCGGTGGTCTGGCTGCCCTGACCCAAGACGCCAGAGAGGGCGTATCGGCCTTTCGCGAACGGCGCCAACCCGAATTCAAAGGAGAATAAAAAGTATGGCAAACGAGACAGATTCTACGAGCAGCGTAACCTGGGCCCAGGGGCCCCGCGTGGCAGAGGTTCCCAGTGAACCATTCCGAGGTCAGTTGTTCATCAATGGCCAGTGGCGTGAGGCCAGCGGTGGCGAACGCCTGACACGCACTAGCCCGGCGTATGGTGTGGTGGTAGGTGACTATGCCCGCGCCACGGCAGCGGATACCGAGGAGGCTATCGGGGTTGCCCGTGTCGCCTTCGATCAGGGTGAATGGCCGCGTATGAGCGGTGCCCAGCGTGCGGCGGTGCTGAACCGGGTTGCCGATCTGGTAATGGCGCGGCAGGAAGAGTTTGCCCTACTGGAACTATTTGAGTCCGGCAAGCCGATCTCGCAGGCCCGTGATGAGATCCAGTGGGCGGCAGAGCTTTGGCGCTATGCCGCCGTCTGTGCCCGTGGTTTGCATGGCGACAGTTACAACACTCTGGGCGAGGATATGCTGGCGTTGGTGCTGCGTGAGCCTATTGGAGTGGTGAGTATCATCACGCCCTGGAACTTTCCATTCCTGATCGTCAGCCAGAAGCTTCCTTTCGCGCTGGCCGCCGGTTGTACCGCGGTCGTGAAACCCAGCGAGCTGACCTCCGGCACCACGGTGCTGCTCGGGGAAGTACTAAAGGAAGCCGGCTTGCCCGATGGTGCGGCCAATATCCTGGTGGGTACAGGGCCTGAAGTCGGTGCCGTGATGTGCGGGCACAAGGATGTGGACATGGTGTCCTTTACCGGTTCCACCGGTGTTGGCAAAGCCCTGAGCGCGACGGCAGCCCAGACACTGAAAAAGGTCTCGCTGGAACTTGGAGGCAAGAATCCGCAGATCATCTTCCCGGATTGTGATTGGGACGCCGCCGTGGATGCGGTGGTGTTTGGCACTTACTTTAATGCCGGTGAGTGTTGTAACAGTGGCTCTCGTATCCTGGTACATGAATCCATCGCCGCCGATTTCGAACAGGCAGTGATCGAACGGGCACGCAAGGTACCAGTTGGTGATCCTCTGTGCGAACAGACCAAGGTCGGTGCCATTATCTCCGATGGTCACCTCGCCACGATTCAGGGCTATGTCCAGGGGGCGCTGGATGCCGGTGCCCGGGTGTCCCTCGGTGGTCAGGCACTGGATGTGCAGGGGCTTTACATGGCACCGACCATATTGTCCGGCGTATCGCCGGAGATGGCGGTGGCGCGGGAGGAGGTATTTGGCCCGGTGCTTTCGGTGCTGACCTTTGGTGACCTGGAGGAGGCGATCAGCATAGCCAATGACACCCTTTATGGTCTTTCGGCGGGTGTATGGAGCGCCAATATTGAGAACTGTCTAGCCATTGGCCGCCGGGTCAAGGCCGGTACCGTATGGCTCAATACCTGGATGAGCGGCTATCCCGAGCTGCCCTTTGGAGGCTACCGCGAAAGTGGACAGGGGCGTGAACTGGGGCGCTTTGGAATTGAAGAGTTTACCGAGCTGAAGACCATTCAGATGCATATGGGCCCGCGTACCGGGTGGTGGCTGCCCAAGGGCTAAGAGTATTTCCGTGTGCAGCGGCATTGCTGTTGCGCACATACCAAGTGACAGGGTGGATCAGCATGATCTTCCGGTCGAACGAGGAGTTTGAGATGACTGCAACAATAACTATTAAAAAACTCGTGGGTATTATGGCGCTGGGATCGGCGCTGGGCCTAGGGTCTGTCGCAGGACAGGCTGGCGAAGTGGAAGTGCTGCACTGGTGGACGTCGGGCGGTGAAGCCAAGGCGCTCGGTGAGCTTAAAAGTACGCTGGAATCCCAAGGCGTGAGCTGGAAAGACATGCCGGTCGCCGGTGGCGGTGGCAGCAGTGCCATGACGGTGTTGCGTTCGCGTGTGATGTCGGGCCAGGCACCGACGGCCGTACAGATGATGGGGTTTGATATTCTCGACTGGGGTCAGGAGGGTGTGGTGGCCAATCTCAATGGTGTCGCGGCCGAGGAAGGCTGGGATGCGGTTGTACCGGCAGCACTGCAGAAGTTTGCCAAGTACGATGGTCAGTGGATTGCGGCGCCGGTCAATATCCACTCCACCAACTGGGTCTGGGGTAACAAGGCGTTGCTGTCCAAGCTTAATATCGCTGTGCCCGAAAGTTGGAACGATTTTATTGAGGCGATGGAGAAGGTCAAGGCAGCCGGATTTGTTGCTCTCGCTCATGGTGGTCAGGCCTGGCAGGACGCAACGGTGTTTGATGGGGTGGTGATGGCCACGGGTGGTGTGGATTTTTACCGCAAGGCCCTGATCGAGCTGGATCAGGAGGCCCTGACCTCTGACACCATGAGGCAGGTATTTGATCGCATGCGACAGCTGCGCGGTCTGGTGGATGATAACTTCCCGGGGCGTGATTGGAACCTGGCTTCGGCCATGGTGATAAACGGTGATGCAGCCTTCCAGATGATGGGGGACTGGGCCAAGGGTGAGTTCCTTAACGCTGGCAAGGTTCCGGGTACAGACTTTGTCTGCTTTCGTACCCCCGGCAGTCAGGGTGCGGTGGTGTTCAATACCGATCAGTTCGCCATGTTCGAGGTGGACGCCGAGCGTCAGGATGCTCAGCTGAAGATGGCCAGTGCGGTTC from Marinobacterium aestuarii includes these protein-coding regions:
- a CDS encoding ABC transporter substrate-binding protein; protein product: MTATITIKKLVGIMALGSALGLGSVAGQAGEVEVLHWWTSGGEAKALGELKSTLESQGVSWKDMPVAGGGGSSAMTVLRSRVMSGQAPTAVQMMGFDILDWGQEGVVANLNGVAAEEGWDAVVPAALQKFAKYDGQWIAAPVNIHSTNWVWGNKALLSKLNIAVPESWNDFIEAMEKVKAAGFVALAHGGQAWQDATVFDGVVMATGGVDFYRKALIELDQEALTSDTMRQVFDRMRQLRGLVDDNFPGRDWNLASAMVINGDAAFQMMGDWAKGEFLNAGKVPGTDFVCFRTPGSQGAVVFNTDQFAMFEVDAERQDAQLKMASAVLSPEFQVAFNTVKGSVPVRTDISDEAFDACGKKAMADLREAVTKDTLVGSMAHGHAAPAAVKSALYDVVTAHFNGTMSSDEAVTQLAASIQNAF
- a CDS encoding aldehyde dehydrogenase family protein — translated: MANETDSTSSVTWAQGPRVAEVPSEPFRGQLFINGQWREASGGERLTRTSPAYGVVVGDYARATAADTEEAIGVARVAFDQGEWPRMSGAQRAAVLNRVADLVMARQEEFALLELFESGKPISQARDEIQWAAELWRYAAVCARGLHGDSYNTLGEDMLALVLREPIGVVSIITPWNFPFLIVSQKLPFALAAGCTAVVKPSELTSGTTVLLGEVLKEAGLPDGAANILVGTGPEVGAVMCGHKDVDMVSFTGSTGVGKALSATAAQTLKKVSLELGGKNPQIIFPDCDWDAAVDAVVFGTYFNAGECCNSGSRILVHESIAADFEQAVIERARKVPVGDPLCEQTKVGAIISDGHLATIQGYVQGALDAGARVSLGGQALDVQGLYMAPTILSGVSPEMAVAREEVFGPVLSVLTFGDLEEAISIANDTLYGLSAGVWSANIENCLAIGRRVKAGTVWLNTWMSGYPELPFGGYRESGQGRELGRFGIEEFTELKTIQMHMGPRTGWWLPKG